The Euphorbia lathyris chromosome 3, ddEupLath1.1, whole genome shotgun sequence genome contains a region encoding:
- the LOC136223412 gene encoding peptidyl-prolyl cis-trans isomerase-like: MANPKVFFDMTVGGQPAGRIVMELYADVVPRTADNFRALCTGEKGTGKMGKPLHYKGSSFHRVIPGFMCQGGDFTAGNGTGGESIYGSKFADENFVKRHTSPGILSMANAGPGTNGSQFFICTAKTEWLDGKHVVFGQVIEGMDVVKAIEKVGSSSGRTSKPVVVADCGQL, encoded by the coding sequence ATGGCAAACCCTAAGGTCTTCTTTGACATGACCGTCGGCGGTCAGCCAGCCGGCAGGATCGTGATGGAGCTCTACGCCGATGTCGTTCCTCGCACTGCCGACAACTTCCGTGCTCTTTGCACCGGTGAGAAGGGCACCGGCAAGATGGGCAAGCCTCTCCATTACAAAGGATCCTCCTTCCATCGTGTGATCCCCGGCTTCATGTGCCAAGGCGGTGACTTCACTGCCGGAAACGGAACCGGAGGAGAATCGATATACGGTTCAAAGTTCGCCGATGAGAACTTTGTGAAGAGACACACCAGCCCTGGCATCCTTTCCATGGCCAATGCTGGTCCCGGAACCAACGGATCTCAGTTCTTTATCTGCACTGCTAAGACCGAATGGCTCGATGGAAAGCACGTGGTCTTCGGTCAGGTTATTGAAGGCATGGATGTGGTGAAGGCGATCGAAAAGGTCGGTTCCAGCTCTGGAAGGACCTCAAAACCTGTTGTTGTCGCCGACTGCGGTCAGCTTTGA